A section of the Mangifera indica cultivar Alphonso chromosome 12, CATAS_Mindica_2.1, whole genome shotgun sequence genome encodes:
- the LOC123193321 gene encoding amino acid transporter AVT1C-like, whose amino-acid sequence MKNSVSDQSFYIESEEEEHDEEKEFKGEEYDGNDSDSSGEIHQHNNPGSHNTTSWPQSYRQSMDLYSSVPSPNLNFLGTPTLPRFSSSFLSSSLSRRHTPESLSAATQPLLPTVGGEKLPPQRRSSHTLLPPIPSRRSSVIKDSKPSHVSHELPIGRQSSYAQAVLNGINVLCGVGILSTAYAAKEGGWIGLSILIIFAVVSFYTGMLLRYCLDSEPGLETYPDIGQAAFGTAGRIVISIVLYAELYACCVEYIILESDNLSSLFPNAHLTVGGFYLNSHHLFALMTTVAVLPTVWLRDMRVLSYISAGGVLASILVVFCLFWVGIVDEVGFHHKGTTLNLATFPVAIGLYGYCYSGHAVFPNIYTSMTKPNQFPAVLLTCFVLCTLMYAGVAVMGYTMFGELTMSQFTLNMPKDLVASKIAVWTTVVNPFTKYALTMSPVALSLEEFIPSSRLKSHIYAICIRTALTISTLLVGLSIPFFGLVMSLIGSSLTMLVTLILPCLCFLSILRGKITVFQGTACIIIIVVGVVSSMIGTYSALTKIIENLSS is encoded by the exons ATGAAGAACTCGGTTTCAGATCAGAGTTTCTACATtgaaagtgaagaagaagaacacGATGAGGAGAAGGAGTTCAAAGGTGAAGAATATGATGGAAATGATTCTGATTCTTCTGGTGAAATCCATCAACACAACAACCCTGGTTCCCACAACACCACTTCTTGGCCTCAAAGTTACAG GCAATCCATGGATCTGTATAGTAGTGTACCGTCTCCAAATCTCAATTTTTTGGGCACTCCTACACTGCCAAGATTCAGCAGCTCATTTCTTTCATCTTCTCTATCGAGAAGACATACTCCTGAATCTTTATCTGCTGCAACACAACCTCTTCTACCAACAGTAGGAGGCGAGAAATTGCCGCCACAAAGGCGTAGTTCGCATACTCTGCTTCCTCCTATTCCGTCAAGGAGGAGTTCTGTGATCAAGGATTCGAAACCATCCCATGTCTCTCATGAACTTCCAATTGGTCGGCAGAGCTCATACGCTCAAGCTGTGTTAAATG GCATTAATGTTCTGTGTGGAGTTGGAATTCTTTCCACTGCATATGCGGCAAAGGAAGGAGGATGGATTGGACTATccattttgataatatttgcaGTTGTTTCTTTCTACACTGGAATGCTCTTGCGTTACTGCCTTGATAGTGAACCCGGCCTTGAAACATACCCAGACATTGGCCAAGCTGCATTCGGTACTGCAGGCCGAATTGTCATATCA ATAGTACTTTACGCGGAATTATAT GCTTGCTGTGTTGAATACATAATTTTGGAGAGTGACAACTTATCTTCGTTATTTCCCAATGCACATTTAACTGTGGGTGGATTTTATCTTAATTCACATCATTTGTTCGCATTGATGACTACCGTTGCCGTTCTTCCAACAGTTTGGCTCAGAGACATGAGAGTTCTTAGTTATATATCTG CTGGCGGTGTTCTTGCATCAATATTGGTGGTCTTCTGCTTGTTTTGGGTTGGCATAGTAGATGAAGTTGGCTTTCACCACAAAGGAACAACTCTAAACCTCGCAACTTTTCCGGTTGCTATTGGTCTCTATGGTTACTGCTACTCGGGTCACGCTGTGTTCCCAAACATCTACACTTCAATgaccaaaccaaaccaatttCCAGCAGTCCTCCTAACATG TTTTGTTCTCTGTACCTTGATGTATGCCGGTGTCGCTGTTATGGGGTACACAATGTTTGGAGAATTAACAATGTCACAGTTCACTCTCAACATGCCTAAAGACTTGGTTGCCTCAAAAATTGCTGTTTGGACGACG GTGGTTAATCCATTTACCAA ATATGCTTTAACCATGTCTCCAGTGGCATTGAGTCTGGAGGAGTTTATACCATCAAGTCGACTCAAGTCTCACATCTACGCCATCTGCATTAGAACAGCATTGACGATCTCTACCTTGCTTGTTGGCCTCAGCATCCCCTTCTTTG GCCTGGTGATGTCCCTCATCGGATCTTCACTCACAATGCTTGTG ACCTTGATACTTCCTTGCCTATGTTTTCTGAGCATCTTGAGGGGCAAAATTACTGTGTTTCAG GGTACAGcttgtattataattattgtgGTAGGGGTTGTATCGTCAATGATCGGAACATATTCGGCTCTTACGAAGATTATCGAAAACTTGAGCAGCTGA